Proteins from one Amycolatopsis benzoatilytica AK 16/65 genomic window:
- a CDS encoding helix-turn-helix domain-containing protein, whose amino-acid sequence MATADDITQLATTLAKLAERLAANEVDAARPTPRPMPARVLLTVEEAAERLGIGRTFAYRLVRTGQLESVQIGRLRRIHVSAVDDYAATLVRNSIQDAA is encoded by the coding sequence ATGGCTACCGCCGACGACATCACCCAGCTCGCCACCACCCTCGCCAAACTCGCCGAACGCCTCGCAGCCAACGAAGTCGATGCCGCTCGGCCCACGCCGCGTCCAATGCCGGCACGGGTCCTGCTGACCGTCGAAGAGGCCGCCGAACGCCTCGGCATCGGCCGGACATTCGCCTACCGCCTCGTCCGGACAGGGCAGCTCGAATCAGTCCAGATCGGCCGTCTCCGACGGATTCACGTGTCCGCAGTGGACGACTACGCCGCAACCCTTGTCCGCAACTCGATCCAAGACGCTGCTTGA
- a CDS encoding colicin E3/pyocin S6 family cytotoxin, translating into MAGVPRPRPCYLDQLERCGARNGRRRWRNARGDRYYEWDELHGHIEVYNRRGRHLGVLDAVTGETISDAVRGRRIDV; encoded by the coding sequence ATGGCTGGTGTACCACGGCCAAGGCCCTGCTACCTCGATCAACTCGAAAGATGCGGCGCACGTAACGGGCGCAGACGTTGGCGAAATGCTCGCGGTGACCGATACTACGAATGGGACGAGCTTCACGGGCACATCGAGGTGTACAACAGGCGCGGTCGACACCTCGGCGTCCTGGACGCCGTGACAGGAGAGACCATCAGCGACGCAGTCAGGGGACGGAGGATCGATGTCTGA
- a CDS encoding HAD family hydrolase, producing MADNLLKDVVDRSQLVLFDFDGPVCDVFAGKPASLIARQLEKHLSEPIDTDDPLAVLQESIRHSQSAVEAMEQELVAAERDAIKSASATPGGIESIESALKSGRKVGILSNNSPAAIEDYLNRFDLTTRMAIIVGRIPCRPDLMKPNPYGLLHALSTTGIASKEALLIGDSVTDIQAAKAVGAPAVGYVNKPAKKDSLEKAGASATVRSMFEMRDALH from the coding sequence GTGGCAGACAACCTGCTCAAGGACGTCGTTGATCGCTCACAATTGGTGCTCTTTGATTTCGACGGACCAGTTTGTGATGTGTTTGCAGGAAAGCCCGCAAGCCTAATCGCCCGTCAACTCGAGAAGCACTTGAGCGAGCCAATCGACACCGACGACCCCTTAGCCGTCTTGCAGGAATCAATCCGGCACAGCCAGTCGGCCGTCGAAGCAATGGAACAGGAGCTAGTTGCAGCCGAGCGCGATGCGATCAAGTCAGCGTCAGCAACACCAGGCGGCATCGAGTCGATTGAGTCGGCACTCAAATCCGGAAGAAAAGTTGGAATTCTCAGCAACAACTCGCCTGCCGCCATCGAGGATTACCTGAATCGATTTGACCTGACAACCAGGATGGCGATCATCGTTGGTCGCATACCTTGCCGACCCGATCTAATGAAACCCAACCCGTACGGCCTCCTGCACGCACTTTCCACCACTGGCATCGCAAGCAAAGAAGCATTGCTTATTGGCGACTCCGTAACCGATATCCAGGCCGCCAAGGCCGTCGGCGCACCGGCGGTCGGCTACGTCAACAAACCAGCGAAGAAAGATAGCCTCGAAAAGGCCGGAGCATCTGCAACAGTGCGCAGCATGTTCGAAATGCGGGACGCACTCCACTAA
- a CDS encoding FtsK/SpoIIIE domain-containing protein translates to MSTTADHTPFPSHDHERQGEQPVNTPAEPSANTTAEESANAAANTAMDVAYTRSGHAVPVHPDTARSPEQLPAQAADERDARAGDVIDAADAPAVPVDPPAVSRSWWETAGDATARPLVAKWLTSAEEFKSRARFVVRYAAHTTAFHALRVPFYVPTAFLRSFGAVGRLLGRLHHWVFDGESKPVRMNARDKHDADVYMKLREARNEAVRRRMSPVMVGLVVLLAIVYLAITYVTPFWNWTVLVTAMTLIGWWGAPADKPVAGRAVDGVKTPKLTSTMIEDALCSLGIGALNQAISKGKRIEFPNPIARDGDGWRADVDLPLGVTAGDVIAKRQELSSALRRQIGCVWPEGDAKVHEGRLVLWVGDRDMSKAKQKPWSLAKPGATVDLFKAQPFGTDQRGRWVEITLMFASMIIGAVPRMGKTVSLRELLIIAALDPRAVLYAFDLKGTGDFASVAPCAHAYGVGDEPEDLERMVAEMRELREEMRRRIKVIRSLPESVCPDNKVTPELAARKDLRLVPIVVAVDECQVWFEHAKYGEELESICTDLVKRGPALGIITILATQRPDAKSLPTGISANAILRYCLKVQGQTENDMVLGTSQYRNGVRATMFARTDLGIGYLAGEGDDARIVKSVYKDATEAKKIVAGARARREAIGNVTGYAAGEEVDVEAARLDALADAVAVFGRGEDKLWSDVIVGRLAELRPNQYGGWTAQNLATALKPHGVKPKQVWATDPETGRGANRNGYTRDALADAKNNRQ, encoded by the coding sequence ATGTCCACGACCGCCGACCACACCCCGTTCCCCAGCCACGACCACGAACGCCAGGGAGAGCAGCCCGTGAACACCCCCGCCGAACCGTCCGCGAACACCACCGCCGAAGAGTCCGCGAACGCCGCCGCGAACACCGCCATGGACGTCGCCTACACCCGCTCCGGGCATGCCGTCCCGGTGCACCCGGACACCGCCCGCAGCCCGGAGCAGCTCCCCGCCCAGGCCGCCGACGAGCGCGACGCCCGCGCCGGGGACGTCATCGACGCCGCCGACGCTCCGGCTGTGCCGGTGGACCCGCCCGCCGTGAGCCGGTCGTGGTGGGAGACCGCCGGGGACGCGACCGCGCGCCCGCTGGTGGCCAAGTGGCTGACCTCGGCCGAAGAGTTCAAGTCCCGGGCGCGGTTCGTCGTCCGCTACGCCGCGCACACCACCGCGTTCCACGCGCTGCGGGTGCCGTTCTACGTGCCGACCGCGTTCCTGCGCTCGTTCGGGGCGGTCGGGCGTCTGCTGGGCCGGTTGCACCATTGGGTGTTCGACGGGGAGTCCAAGCCGGTGCGGATGAACGCCCGCGACAAGCACGACGCGGACGTGTACATGAAGCTGCGCGAGGCCCGCAACGAAGCGGTGCGCCGCCGCATGTCCCCGGTGATGGTCGGGCTGGTCGTCCTGCTGGCGATCGTGTACCTCGCGATCACCTACGTCACCCCGTTCTGGAACTGGACGGTGCTGGTGACGGCGATGACCCTCATCGGGTGGTGGGGCGCTCCGGCGGACAAGCCGGTCGCCGGGCGCGCGGTGGACGGCGTCAAGACGCCGAAGCTCACGTCCACGATGATCGAGGACGCCCTGTGCTCGCTGGGCATCGGCGCGCTGAATCAAGCCATCTCGAAGGGCAAGCGCATCGAGTTCCCGAACCCGATCGCCCGCGACGGCGACGGCTGGCGCGCCGACGTCGACCTCCCGCTGGGCGTCACTGCGGGCGACGTCATCGCCAAGCGGCAGGAGCTGTCTTCCGCGCTGCGCCGCCAGATCGGCTGCGTGTGGCCGGAAGGGGACGCGAAGGTCCACGAAGGACGGCTGGTGCTGTGGGTCGGGGACCGGGACATGTCCAAGGCCAAGCAGAAGCCGTGGTCGCTGGCCAAGCCGGGCGCGACGGTCGACCTGTTCAAGGCCCAGCCGTTCGGCACCGACCAGCGCGGCCGCTGGGTCGAGATCACGCTGATGTTCGCCAGCATGATCATCGGTGCGGTGCCCCGGATGGGCAAGACGGTGTCGCTGCGGGAACTGCTCATCATCGCCGCCCTGGACCCGCGCGCGGTGCTCTACGCCTTCGACCTCAAGGGCACCGGCGACTTTGCGTCCGTCGCGCCGTGCGCGCACGCTTACGGCGTCGGCGACGAACCGGAGGATCTGGAGCGCATGGTCGCGGAGATGCGGGAGCTGCGCGAGGAGATGCGCCGCCGGATCAAGGTGATCCGCAGCCTGCCGGAGTCGGTGTGCCCGGACAACAAGGTCACCCCGGAACTGGCTGCCCGCAAGGACTTGCGGCTCGTGCCGATCGTGGTCGCGGTGGACGAGTGCCAGGTGTGGTTCGAGCACGCGAAGTACGGCGAGGAACTGGAGTCCATCTGCACCGACCTCGTGAAGCGCGGCCCGGCGCTGGGCATCATCACCATCCTGGCCACCCAGCGCCCGGACGCGAAGTCGCTGCCCACGGGGATTTCCGCGAACGCGATCCTGCGCTACTGCCTGAAAGTCCAGGGACAGACCGAAAACGACATGGTCCTGGGAACCTCGCAGTACAGGAACGGCGTCCGGGCGACGATGTTCGCCCGTACCGACCTCGGCATCGGCTACCTCGCCGGTGAGGGCGACGACGCCAGGATCGTGAAGTCGGTGTACAAGGACGCCACCGAGGCCAAGAAAATCGTCGCCGGAGCCCGCGCCCGCCGGGAGGCGATCGGCAACGTCACCGGCTACGCCGCCGGGGAAGAGGTCGACGTCGAGGCCGCCCGCCTGGACGCCCTGGCCGACGCCGTCGCCGTGTTCGGCCGCGGCGAGGACAAGCTGTGGTCCGACGTCATCGTGGGCCGACTGGCCGAGCTGCGCCCGAACCAGTACGGCGGATGGACCGCGCAGAACCTCGCCACCGCGCTCAAGCCGCACGGCGTCAAGCCCAAGCAGGTCTGGGCCACCGACCCCGAGACGGGCAGGGGAGCCAACCGCAACGGCTACACCCGCGACGCCCTCGCCGACGCCAAGAACAACCGACAGTAA
- a CDS encoding GntR family transcriptional regulator, translated as MDEIDIEDPRPPFQQVAAFLRAAILTGTYAPGDKLPSYADLATKYGVAPMTAQKAVGILRDEGLVLSRQGKGSYVRQRTERSVGLRPHVEAIFDSGGDVAIDFAGFSGETLHGVISEPLDKVRSGRLQPDSLRIRILLPDLSKPLGLPALAPDGEDSPDVRKRAERIVQRSTQAVVETVQELAALGLVQTATAQVRVYHAAPLFKMFLLNQSEAFFGFYPVLQHSVAIAGQPVEIFDPMGKDAVLFHYAKSDDPDAVDTQYVEQAQRWFDSVWDSVAKDVEL; from the coding sequence ATGGACGAGATCGACATAGAGGACCCACGCCCGCCGTTTCAGCAGGTAGCCGCGTTTCTGCGGGCCGCGATCCTGACCGGGACCTACGCGCCGGGGGACAAGCTCCCCTCGTATGCCGACCTAGCCACCAAGTACGGAGTTGCGCCGATGACCGCCCAGAAGGCGGTCGGCATCCTGCGCGATGAGGGCCTAGTGCTGTCTCGCCAGGGCAAGGGGTCGTACGTGCGGCAACGCACGGAGCGGTCCGTTGGCCTACGACCGCATGTAGAAGCCATCTTCGACAGCGGCGGAGACGTCGCCATTGACTTCGCCGGATTCTCCGGCGAGACCCTGCACGGGGTGATCAGTGAACCGCTCGACAAGGTGCGTTCGGGCCGTCTCCAGCCGGACAGCCTGCGGATTCGCATCCTGCTACCCGACCTGTCCAAGCCACTCGGACTGCCGGCACTCGCGCCGGACGGGGAGGACTCACCAGACGTGCGGAAGCGAGCGGAACGCATCGTGCAGCGGTCCACCCAGGCCGTTGTCGAGACCGTCCAGGAGCTGGCAGCGCTCGGGCTCGTCCAGACAGCCACGGCACAGGTTCGCGTTTACCACGCTGCACCGCTGTTCAAGATGTTCCTGCTCAACCAGTCGGAGGCGTTCTTCGGCTTCTACCCGGTGCTCCAGCACTCGGTGGCCATCGCCGGACAGCCGGTCGAGATCTTCGACCCGATGGGCAAAGATGCCGTGCTGTTCCACTACGCCAAGTCCGACGACCCCGACGCGGTGGATACCCAGTACGTGGAGCAGGCACAGCGATGGTTTGACAGCGTGTGGGACTCAGTCGCGAAGGATGTGGAGCTGTAG
- a CDS encoding SsgA family sporulation/cell division regulator has product MITRNRMRLPVVAVEAVVCPKGEAAIDGGRLSTLFTYDARDPFAVTLTLTGYGVDWVLARTLLADGVNAGAGEGDVYVCPDVHGKPVVAVTLFGDTGTLILRFSRSDIERVLDAMERIVPEGSESGRIDWSREFGWLVSGGEAA; this is encoded by the coding sequence GTGATCACCCGCAACCGGATGCGCCTGCCGGTCGTAGCGGTGGAGGCGGTCGTGTGCCCGAAGGGCGAGGCCGCGATCGACGGCGGGCGGCTGTCGACGCTGTTCACCTATGACGCCCGCGACCCGTTCGCGGTCACGCTGACCCTGACCGGCTACGGGGTCGACTGGGTGCTGGCGCGGACGTTGCTGGCTGATGGCGTGAACGCCGGGGCCGGCGAGGGCGATGTCTACGTCTGCCCGGACGTCCACGGCAAGCCGGTGGTGGCGGTGACGTTGTTCGGCGATACCGGCACGCTGATTCTCCGGTTCTCCCGCAGCGACATCGAACGCGTGCTGGACGCGATGGAGCGGATCGTGCCCGAGGGCAGCGAGTCCGGCCGGATCGACTGGTCCCGCGAGTTCGGCTGGCTGGTGTCGGGCGGTGAGGCCGCATGA
- a CDS encoding tyrosine-type recombinase/integrase, whose protein sequence is MPRKKRPEGTRAANFTSSVYFSETDGHWHGRVTVGRKDNGKPDRRHTMSKDETKVKNKVREWENEREEGRVRKAGQNWTVEKWLNHWLNEIMAPPTITENAWDAYEVACRVHLIPGIGAHRLQRSHADDKLEAEHLEKLYRKMMREGSSAGRVHQVHRTIRTALKEAKKRKIIADNPAELARAPKVEEIETEPYEVDEIQSILESANKQRNSARWAIALALGLRQGEVLGLQWSDVNWDGWDRPCDGHAVSFCPECFEHHAPEIGVRRNRLRPKYAHGCSEPCGRKFAGYCPQRVAKRKETAATKSRAGKRWIGLPKELALLLVRHMAAQARERELAADLWEEDGYVFTKPTGQPLVPNTDYHHWKALLKEAKVGERRLHDARHTAATVLLLLEVPERTVMAIMGWSSTAMAARYQHVTDRIRRGVAHRVNGLLWAPPAELKEGGEEGPKVA, encoded by the coding sequence ATGCCGAGGAAGAAGCGCCCAGAGGGCACCCGTGCTGCGAACTTCACGAGCAGCGTCTATTTCAGCGAGACGGATGGGCACTGGCACGGCCGCGTCACCGTCGGCAGGAAAGACAACGGGAAGCCGGACCGTCGGCACACCATGTCGAAGGACGAAACCAAGGTCAAGAACAAGGTCCGCGAGTGGGAGAACGAGCGCGAAGAAGGGCGTGTTCGCAAGGCGGGCCAAAATTGGACAGTCGAAAAGTGGTTGAACCACTGGCTGAACGAGATCATGGCTCCACCGACGATCACCGAAAATGCTTGGGACGCGTACGAAGTCGCGTGCCGCGTGCATCTCATCCCGGGCATCGGCGCGCACCGGCTCCAGCGTTCTCACGCCGATGACAAGCTGGAGGCGGAGCACCTGGAGAAGCTCTACCGGAAGATGATGCGTGAGGGTTCCTCCGCAGGCCGCGTGCACCAGGTGCACCGGACAATCCGCACCGCGCTTAAGGAAGCGAAGAAGCGCAAAATCATCGCGGACAACCCCGCGGAACTCGCGCGCGCTCCGAAGGTGGAGGAGATCGAGACCGAACCGTACGAGGTCGACGAGATCCAGAGCATCCTGGAGAGCGCTAACAAGCAGCGCAACAGTGCCCGTTGGGCTATCGCGCTTGCCCTTGGGTTGCGGCAGGGTGAAGTGCTCGGGCTCCAGTGGTCGGATGTGAACTGGGACGGCTGGGACCGGCCGTGCGACGGACATGCGGTCTCGTTCTGCCCGGAGTGTTTCGAGCACCACGCCCCGGAGATCGGGGTGCGTCGGAACCGGCTCCGGCCGAAGTACGCGCACGGGTGCTCTGAGCCGTGCGGCCGGAAGTTCGCGGGCTACTGCCCGCAGCGGGTCGCGAAGCGCAAGGAAACGGCCGCCACGAAGTCGAGGGCAGGCAAGCGGTGGATCGGGCTGCCGAAGGAACTCGCGCTGCTCCTCGTGCGCCACATGGCGGCGCAGGCCCGGGAACGCGAGCTGGCCGCTGATCTGTGGGAGGAGGACGGGTACGTCTTCACCAAGCCGACCGGCCAGCCCCTCGTGCCGAACACCGACTACCACCACTGGAAAGCCCTGCTGAAGGAAGCGAAGGTGGGGGAGCGTCGCCTCCACGACGCCCGGCACACCGCAGCGACGGTGCTGCTGCTCCTGGAGGTCCCGGAGCGGACTGTGATGGCCATCATGGGGTGGTCCAGCACCGCGATGGCGGCGCGGTACCAGCACGTGACCGACCGCATCCGGCGCGGTGTCGCGCACCGGGTCAACGGGCTGCTGTGGGCTCCGCCGGCCGAGCTGAAGGAGGGAGGCGAGGAGGGGCCGAAGGTGGCCTAG
- a CDS encoding PP2C family protein-serine/threonine phosphatase, with amino-acid sequence MATEQTRFTLRYSAGSDLGRRRSNNEDSVYASGRLLVVADGIGGQPHGEVASSTAVSVLASLDAELRTLDLTAQDLSAILTDAVHQVSAKLAAVAEQTPATQGMGTTLTTLLFDGSHFAAAHVGDSRGYLLRDGELQRITRDHTLAQALVEDGSISAADAAHHPRGSLLMKALLSTGSAEPDVWEFTPQAGDRYLLCSDGLTAGASEPAILDVLAEGTPEETVPRLIALANEGGGPDNITIVVADVVEVAEV; translated from the coding sequence ATGGCCACCGAGCAGACCCGGTTCACCCTGCGCTACTCCGCGGGCTCGGACCTCGGGCGACGACGTAGCAACAACGAGGACTCCGTCTACGCCAGCGGGCGGCTGCTCGTGGTGGCCGACGGCATCGGCGGCCAGCCGCACGGCGAAGTAGCCAGCTCCACCGCGGTCAGTGTGCTCGCATCGCTGGACGCCGAACTGCGCACCCTGGACCTCACGGCACAAGACCTGTCCGCGATCCTGACCGACGCCGTGCACCAAGTCTCCGCGAAACTGGCCGCGGTGGCCGAGCAGACCCCGGCCACGCAAGGAATGGGCACCACCCTGACCACGCTGCTCTTCGACGGCTCGCACTTCGCCGCCGCACACGTCGGCGACTCCCGCGGCTACCTGCTGCGCGACGGAGAACTGCAGCGCATCACCCGCGACCACACTCTGGCACAAGCTCTGGTCGAAGACGGCAGCATCAGCGCCGCCGACGCCGCCCACCACCCGCGTGGCTCACTGCTGATGAAGGCCCTGCTCAGCACCGGCTCCGCCGAACCGGACGTCTGGGAGTTCACGCCGCAGGCCGGCGACCGCTACCTGCTCTGCTCGGACGGCCTCACCGCGGGAGCCAGCGAACCGGCGATCCTCGACGTGCTGGCCGAGGGAACCCCCGAGGAAACCGTGCCGCGCCTCATCGCACTGGCCAACGAAGGCGGTGGCCCGGACAACATCACCATCGTGGTCGCCGACGTCGTCGAGGTCGCCGAAGTCTGA
- a CDS encoding DUF3631 domain-containing protein, translating to MTTHTTEPSTPDGAALLDSLRAALTRYVSLPSPETADAITLWIAATHAQPAWAHAPRLVIRGPEKRCGKSRLLDIVEAACHNPFITVNSSSAAVYRSVSNDPPTILVDEADTIFGPKADGNEDLRGLLNAGHQRNRPAKRYDATNNRVESIPTFAMAALAGIGAMPDTIEDRAVIARMRRRAPKETVAPYRHRRDRPALRTLADQLAEWLRSDLPALESAEPEMPVEDRAADTWEPLVIVADHAGADWPGRARRAVLALTAVDSEDGSETVRLLADCHAAFGAAPVLTTGQLLARLNADPEAPWCGHGPTGLTPAKLAKLLREYGIRSGNIRPDDGPQAKGYTRADFTDSWARYCPDLTDAQAADEPARDGCDASPAVVPLRRARSA from the coding sequence ATGACCACGCACACCACCGAACCGTCCACACCGGACGGCGCGGCTCTGCTCGACTCGCTCCGTGCCGCGCTGACCCGCTACGTGTCCTTGCCCAGCCCCGAAACCGCCGACGCCATCACGCTGTGGATCGCTGCGACCCACGCCCAACCGGCCTGGGCGCACGCCCCGCGGCTGGTGATCCGGGGCCCGGAGAAGCGGTGCGGCAAGTCCCGGCTGCTCGACATCGTCGAGGCCGCCTGCCACAACCCGTTCATCACGGTCAACAGCTCGTCGGCCGCGGTCTACCGGTCGGTGTCGAACGACCCGCCCACGATCCTGGTGGACGAAGCCGACACCATCTTCGGCCCGAAAGCCGACGGGAACGAAGACCTGCGCGGGCTGCTCAACGCCGGGCACCAGCGCAACCGCCCCGCCAAGCGCTACGACGCCACCAATAACCGCGTCGAGTCCATCCCCACCTTCGCGATGGCCGCCCTCGCCGGGATCGGCGCGATGCCCGACACCATCGAAGACCGCGCCGTCATCGCCCGGATGCGCCGTCGCGCCCCGAAGGAAACCGTCGCCCCGTACCGGCACCGCCGCGACCGGCCCGCCCTGCGCACCCTCGCCGACCAGCTCGCCGAATGGCTGCGCTCCGACCTGCCCGCCCTGGAATCCGCCGAACCGGAGATGCCCGTGGAAGACCGCGCCGCCGACACCTGGGAACCCCTCGTCATCGTCGCCGACCACGCCGGAGCCGACTGGCCCGGCCGCGCCCGTCGCGCCGTCCTCGCTCTCACCGCCGTGGACTCCGAGGACGGCTCCGAGACCGTCCGGCTCCTGGCCGACTGCCACGCCGCGTTCGGCGCGGCACCGGTCCTGACCACCGGCCAGCTCCTGGCCCGGCTCAACGCCGACCCGGAAGCCCCGTGGTGCGGGCACGGACCGACCGGGCTCACCCCCGCCAAACTCGCCAAGCTCCTGCGCGAGTACGGCATCCGCTCCGGCAACATCCGCCCCGACGACGGCCCGCAAGCCAAGGGCTACACCCGCGCCGACTTCACCGACTCCTGGGCGCGCTACTGCCCCGACCTCACCGACGCACAGGCCGCCGACGAACCCGCGCGGGACGGCTGTGACGCGTCACCGGCGGTCGTACCGCTCCGGCGCGCACGGTCCGCCTGA
- a CDS encoding DNA cytosine methyltransferase, translating into MDTLNVLSLFAGIGGLDLGLERAGLATVGQVELDPFCRTVLARHFPEVPRHDDVRTTPAWWRSRPRPRVHVVAGGFPCQPFSNAGRMLGIADPRWMWPAMAAVVRLLRPDYVLVENVAALVRDADAFGIVLGDLAALGFDAEWALLHASAFGAPTPRERLYLLAYPPSVDGQPRDLLEPGRIGGSPLAAGGLPGLPAHQLRRAARDWLAREPRVDRLVDGVPDQVDRLRAIGNAVVPAVAQHLGQLILADHAVRVPAAAPVAA; encoded by the coding sequence ATGGACACGCTCAACGTGCTCTCCCTCTTCGCCGGCATCGGCGGTCTGGACCTCGGTCTGGAACGCGCCGGGCTGGCGACTGTCGGCCAGGTCGAACTCGATCCGTTCTGCCGCACCGTGCTCGCCCGACACTTCCCGGAGGTCCCGCGCCATGACGACGTCCGCACCACGCCCGCCTGGTGGCGCTCCCGCCCTCGCCCTCGCGTCCACGTCGTCGCCGGCGGCTTTCCCTGCCAGCCCTTCAGCAATGCCGGGCGGATGCTCGGCATCGCCGACCCGCGATGGATGTGGCCCGCGATGGCAGCCGTCGTTCGCCTACTTCGACCCGACTACGTCCTCGTGGAGAACGTCGCAGCTCTCGTTCGAGATGCCGACGCTTTCGGCATCGTCCTCGGTGACCTGGCCGCGCTCGGGTTCGATGCGGAATGGGCACTGCTACACGCGTCGGCCTTCGGCGCACCGACCCCGCGTGAACGGCTCTACCTGCTGGCCTACCCCCCGAGCGTCGATGGGCAGCCACGGGATCTGCTGGAGCCGGGCCGAATCGGGGGATCACCGTTGGCAGCTGGAGGACTTCCTGGCCTCCCAGCACATCAGCTCAGGCGGGCGGCGCGTGACTGGCTGGCTCGTGAACCCCGAGTGGACCGACTGGTTGATGGGGTTCCCGACCAGGTGGACCGCCTCCGCGCGATCGGCAACGCCGTCGTCCCCGCCGTCGCGCAACACCTCGGGCAGCTGATCCTCGCCGACCACGCCGTCCGCGTCCCCGCCGCCGCACCCGTCGCAGCCTGA
- a CDS encoding ImmA/IrrE family metallo-endopeptidase, which translates to MDPVSNIAALLVERFQLEPPVDVRGLLEEFADLEYCDWPFNCDGIAILSGAKSHPLDRPKVFIKADQYYRRERFTLAHELGHVVIPWHVNAVDCKPMDAQGSTGSETFLGMHHESQATEFASRVLLPDKFAAELAPYYAPPAEILEKLEKADMSAAAGILALRRVLPSGYVFIHPDLVSVVRSNGTAYYANSTELRAAAIRTGTTSHQGVTIRWYQVAEDSEVTLKIESKAAAKGVLREIAESVVAKGIGHTVQGIQQSVAGTIGAAKSGAVHLRSAESWLGLLLHRFSAKAELASAVGSSGFYDYLSFKARELAGDLPGKNQSGDR; encoded by the coding sequence ATGGACCCGGTTTCGAATATAGCTGCTCTGCTTGTGGAAAGGTTCCAGCTTGAGCCGCCGGTTGATGTAAGGGGGCTACTGGAGGAGTTTGCTGACCTGGAGTACTGCGATTGGCCTTTCAATTGCGATGGAATTGCGATCCTGTCGGGCGCGAAGTCTCATCCCCTTGATAGGCCGAAAGTGTTTATTAAGGCCGACCAATATTACAGGCGGGAGCGGTTCACGCTTGCGCACGAGCTTGGCCATGTCGTCATACCCTGGCATGTGAATGCTGTTGATTGCAAGCCTATGGACGCGCAGGGGTCGACCGGTAGCGAAACATTCCTAGGTATGCATCATGAGTCGCAGGCAACGGAGTTCGCGTCCCGTGTGCTGCTCCCGGACAAGTTTGCCGCTGAGCTGGCTCCGTATTACGCTCCCCCGGCAGAAATATTGGAGAAGCTGGAGAAAGCCGACATGTCGGCGGCGGCCGGAATTCTCGCACTGCGTCGAGTATTGCCATCGGGGTATGTATTCATTCACCCGGACCTGGTCAGTGTGGTGCGAAGTAACGGGACGGCGTACTATGCAAACTCGACCGAGTTGAGGGCGGCTGCAATTAGAACCGGTACGACCTCGCATCAAGGTGTGACTATTAGGTGGTATCAGGTTGCGGAAGATTCTGAAGTAACTCTGAAGATCGAATCAAAGGCTGCCGCGAAGGGAGTCTTGCGAGAGATAGCCGAATCCGTGGTGGCAAAAGGGATTGGTCATACGGTTCAAGGCATTCAACAAAGCGTCGCTGGGACAATCGGTGCCGCGAAGTCTGGTGCTGTCCACCTCCGTTCCGCAGAGTCGTGGCTTGGCCTCTTGTTGCACAGGTTCTCGGCCAAGGCCGAGCTTGCCTCGGCTGTGGGGTCGAGCGGGTTCTATGACTACCTTAGTTTTAAGGCTCGCGAGTTGGCGGGCGACCTGCCTGGCAAGAATCAAAGCGGCGATCGTTAG